The Spirochaetaceae bacterium genome window below encodes:
- a CDS encoding ABC transporter permease: MASPDIGQAGHGAQDARGGEQAPAHSAETASQWQLMRWRFGQHKAAVVSLVVLVILYLIAIVVEFVAPYATDTYNIKYIMAPPMRVRFFDADGGFHLRPFVYDYTTSRDPESLRIVQVVDTEAMHPIRFFVRGDDYRFWGLWRANLHLFGIDDREALILLWGGDEQGRDLFSRTVYGARLSLSIGFVGVILSLVLGILLGGISGYFGGTIDMVIQRIIELLQAIPRIPLWLTLSAALPRDWGTVEVYFGITIILSVLGWTGLARTVRGKFLALREEDFTQAAKYLGASEMRIIIRHMVPSFSSHLIAVLTLRVPEMILAETSLSFLGLGLREPVISWGVLLTGVQNIRAVALAPWLFLPGLAIVVTVLAFNFVGDGLRDAADPYAQ; the protein is encoded by the coding sequence ATGGCCTCCCCCGACATCGGCCAGGCCGGCCACGGCGCTCAGGACGCGCGCGGCGGCGAGCAGGCGCCGGCGCACAGCGCGGAGACCGCCTCGCAGTGGCAGTTGATGCGCTGGCGGTTCGGCCAGCACAAGGCGGCGGTGGTCAGCCTGGTGGTGCTTGTGATCCTCTACCTGATCGCCATCGTGGTGGAGTTCGTCGCCCCCTACGCCACCGACACCTACAACATCAAGTACATCATGGCGCCGCCGATGCGGGTGCGCTTCTTCGATGCCGACGGCGGCTTCCACCTGCGCCCGTTCGTGTACGACTACACCACCTCGCGCGACCCCGAGAGCCTGCGCATCGTGCAGGTGGTCGACACCGAAGCGATGCACCCGATCCGCTTCTTCGTACGCGGCGACGACTATCGCTTCTGGGGGCTGTGGCGCGCCAACCTGCACCTGTTCGGCATCGACGATCGGGAGGCGCTGATCCTGCTGTGGGGAGGCGACGAGCAGGGCCGCGACCTGTTCTCGCGCACCGTGTATGGGGCGCGGTTGTCGCTGTCGATCGGCTTCGTGGGGGTGATCCTGAGCCTGGTGCTCGGCATCCTGCTCGGCGGCATCTCCGGCTACTTCGGCGGCACCATCGACATGGTGATCCAGCGCATCATCGAGCTGCTGCAGGCGATTCCGCGCATCCCGCTGTGGCTCACCCTGTCGGCCGCGCTGCCGCGCGACTGGGGCACCGTCGAGGTGTACTTCGGCATCACCATCATCCTGTCGGTGCTCGGCTGGACCGGGCTGGCGCGCACCGTGCGCGGCAAGTTCCTGGCGCTGCGCGAGGAGGACTTCACCCAGGCCGCCAAGTACCTGGGCGCGAGCGAGATGCGCATCATCATCCGGCACATGGTGCCTTCTTTCAGCAGCCACCTGATCGCCGTGCTCACCCTGCGCGTGCCGGAGATGATCCTGGCCGAGACCAGCCTCAGCTTCCTGGGCCTGGGCCTGCGCGAACCGGTGATAAGCTGGGGCGTGCTGCTGACCGGCGTGCAGAACATCCGCGCCGTCGCCCTGGCCCCGTGGCTGTTCCTGCCCGGGCTGGCGATCGTGGTCACCGTACTGGCCTTCAACTTCGTCGGCGACGGCCTCCGCGACGCCGCCGACCCCTATGCGCAGTAG
- a CDS encoding NYN domain-containing protein, producing the protein MKAAVFVDGGHLRVLVRQARRHYNADYIEAIADACVVDAEILFRVLYYDCAPYQGHPKLPVSGQPANFQGSDTWLKVLAGKPRFAVRLGTLKFRGFEPKRIPVPSSGPVSDEDFKPRFEQKGVDMRIGLDIATYANNRSVDRIILITGDTDCLPAMKLARTAGLQVVLVRFPGQRLARELLWHSDFHRSIAWPSQPENVRRPPVFS; encoded by the coding sequence TTGAAGGCAGCAGTCTTCGTCGACGGAGGCCATCTTCGTGTTCTGGTCCGGCAGGCCCGCCGGCACTACAACGCAGACTACATCGAGGCTATCGCAGACGCCTGCGTGGTCGACGCCGAGATTCTGTTTCGCGTGCTTTATTACGACTGTGCACCCTACCAAGGTCATCCGAAACTCCCCGTCTCCGGCCAGCCCGCCAACTTCCAGGGATCGGACACGTGGCTCAAGGTCCTCGCTGGCAAGCCTCGATTTGCCGTTCGTCTCGGTACCCTCAAGTTCCGGGGCTTCGAGCCGAAACGGATCCCCGTCCCTTCGTCAGGGCCAGTATCGGACGAGGACTTCAAACCTCGGTTTGAACAGAAGGGTGTCGATATGCGCATCGGCCTCGACATTGCCACGTATGCGAACAATCGGTCCGTAGACCGCATCATTCTGATCACTGGCGACACCGATTGTCTGCCGGCGATGAAGCTCGCCCGTACCGCCGGATTACAGGTCGTGCTCGTTCGATTTCCGGGGCAGCGCCTCGCAAGGGAGCTGCTTTGGCATTCGGATTTCCATAGGTCGATTGCATGGCCCTCGCAGCCAGAGAACGTGCGGCGGCCGCCCGTTTTTTCGTAA
- a CDS encoding AAA family ATPase: MLTAHPRIPYGESDFQRIRLNRWLYVDKTRFLRRLEEERYVFLIRPRRFGKSLWVSLLENYYDRFWASRFATIFAGTDVGRNPTGEQSRYVVLRFDFSAVNDKIETLEHEFDTYCEAEIHDTLVRYPDLFPDAAAQRILAPPSASAKLNELFLHTKRHGILLYVLIDEYDNFANTVLALHGAEAYHDFTHGGGFYRNFFATLKAATARSGGGVERLFIIGVSPITMDDVTSGFNIGTNVSLHPDFNEMVGFTEAEVRHLVETYRDHGVFNQDVDTAMGIMGQWYNGYRFAEDADTDLYNTDMVLYYLKDSMPNRRVPKYLIDTNVRIDYGKLRHLLVAGRQLNGNFDLLRNVIGDEQLDADIQPSFPLKDLTKRENFLSLLHYFGLLSIRDAQGVMPTLAIPNQTVKRLMYGYLRDAYDDVGVFSVDRYRFEQLMMGMANRGEWRPVLEFLAEAIARQTGIRDYIGGEKVLAPRSGALGFLAAYLSVAGYYVFRSEVELGKGHADIALEPLVARYPHLRRGYLIELKYLKRAAPADQAAVEAAARVAQAQLVRYLADERLARQFPGVRFIGLIVVFHGWELVFSDAVPG; encoded by the coding sequence ATGCTGACCGCCCACCCACGTATCCCCTACGGCGAGTCCGACTTCCAACGCATCCGTCTGAACCGGTGGCTTTATGTCGACAAGACCCGCTTCCTGCGGCGGCTGGAGGAGGAGCGCTACGTCTTCCTGATCCGCCCCCGGAGGTTCGGCAAGTCGCTTTGGGTGTCCCTGCTGGAGAACTACTACGACCGTTTCTGGGCCAGCCGGTTCGCCACCATCTTCGCCGGCACTGACGTCGGACGGAATCCGACCGGCGAACAGAGCCGCTACGTGGTGCTGCGGTTCGACTTCTCGGCGGTCAACGACAAGATCGAGACTCTGGAGCACGAGTTCGACACCTATTGCGAGGCGGAGATCCACGACACGCTGGTTCGATATCCCGATCTGTTTCCCGACGCGGCGGCGCAACGCATCCTCGCGCCGCCTTCCGCATCGGCCAAGCTCAACGAGCTGTTCCTGCATACCAAGCGCCATGGCATCCTCCTGTACGTACTGATCGACGAGTACGACAACTTCGCCAACACGGTGCTCGCGCTCCACGGCGCGGAGGCGTACCACGACTTCACCCACGGTGGCGGCTTCTACCGCAACTTCTTCGCCACCCTGAAAGCCGCCACGGCCCGCAGCGGCGGCGGCGTGGAGCGCCTGTTCATCATCGGCGTCTCGCCGATCACCATGGACGACGTGACCAGCGGCTTCAACATCGGCACCAACGTCAGCCTGCACCCGGACTTCAACGAGATGGTGGGCTTCACCGAGGCGGAGGTGCGGCACTTGGTGGAAACCTACCGGGACCATGGCGTGTTCAACCAGGATGTCGACACCGCCATGGGCATCATGGGCCAGTGGTACAACGGCTACCGGTTCGCCGAGGACGCAGACACCGATCTGTACAACACCGACATGGTGCTCTACTACCTGAAAGATTCCATGCCGAATCGGCGCGTGCCGAAGTACCTGATCGACACCAACGTGCGCATCGACTACGGCAAGCTGCGCCACCTGCTGGTGGCCGGCAGGCAATTGAACGGCAACTTCGACCTGCTGCGGAACGTCATCGGCGACGAGCAACTGGACGCCGACATTCAGCCGAGCTTTCCCCTGAAGGACCTCACCAAGCGAGAGAACTTCCTGTCCCTGCTGCACTACTTCGGGCTGCTGAGCATCCGCGACGCGCAGGGCGTGATGCCGACTCTGGCGATCCCGAACCAGACGGTGAAGCGACTGATGTACGGTTACCTGCGCGACGCTTACGACGACGTGGGCGTGTTCTCGGTCGACCGGTACCGGTTCGAGCAGTTGATGATGGGGATGGCCAACCGGGGCGAGTGGCGGCCGGTGCTGGAGTTCCTCGCCGAGGCGATCGCGCGGCAGACGGGTATCCGCGATTACATCGGCGGGGAGAAGGTGCTCGCGCCCCGTTCCGGGGCGTTAGGCTTCCTGGCCGCCTACCTGAGCGTGGCCGGCTACTATGTGTTCCGGTCCGAGGTGGAGCTGGGCAAGGGACATGCCGACATCGCGCTGGAGCCGCTGGTCGCCCGCTACCCGCACCTGCGGCGCGGCTACCTGATCGAGTTGAAGTACCTGAAGCGCGCCGCGCCGGCGGATCAGGCCGCGGTGGAGGCCGCAGCGCGCGTGGCCCAGGCGCAGCTCGTACGCTACCTGGCGGACGAGCGTCTGGCGCGGCAGTTTCCGGGCGTGCGCTTCATCGGCCTCATCGTGGTCTTCCACGGCTGGGAGCTGGTGTTCTCCGACGCCGTGCCGGGATGA
- a CDS encoding addiction module protein — translation MTKAIETVLADALRLDLQGRSKLVWELLASLDGPEDPDAAFAWAAEIKRRVADLESGSAELESWDDTRRRL, via the coding sequence ATGACGAAGGCCATCGAGACGGTTCTCGCGGATGCTCTTCGTCTGGATTTGCAAGGTCGGTCCAAGCTTGTCTGGGAACTTCTCGCAAGTCTCGACGGCCCGGAAGACCCGGATGCTGCTTTCGCGTGGGCCGCAGAGATCAAACGGCGCGTCGCAGATCTTGAGTCAGGCTCTGCCGAGCTTGAGTCTTGGGATGACACCAGGCGCAGGCTTTGA
- a CDS encoding putative toxin-antitoxin system toxin component, PIN family: MSALLSGEGSPGQVLAAVKSPGITLITSRFQVDELREVLARDRLQPYIRREEADDLLYHLEAVAMVVAELPELNLSADPDDNPILATAIAGDADLVVSGDRDHMLAIGSADGIPIITAREAADRLRARKED, translated from the coding sequence GTGAGCGCCCTGCTCTCCGGAGAAGGATCGCCGGGGCAGGTGCTGGCGGCGGTCAAAAGCCCGGGCATCACGTTGATCACGTCCCGGTTCCAGGTAGACGAACTGCGGGAAGTTCTCGCGCGCGATCGGCTGCAGCCGTACATCCGACGTGAGGAGGCCGACGATCTCCTCTACCACCTGGAAGCGGTCGCCATGGTGGTCGCGGAGTTGCCGGAGTTGAACCTGTCCGCGGACCCGGACGACAATCCGATACTCGCCACCGCGATCGCGGGCGACGCCGACCTGGTCGTGTCCGGCGACCGGGACCATATGCTGGCGATCGGGAGTGCGGACGGCATCCCGATCATCACCGCGCGCGAGGCGGCCGACCGGCTCCGAGCACGCAAGGAAGACTGA
- a CDS encoding ABC transporter substrate-binding protein, whose amino-acid sequence MCYATLKKYLAVLIGFAVAATGLSAAPAEEQPAAAMEKEMVLDPTTGKMVTAPEYGGTLTQAAGRDQKVFDTYLAWSPFQVSSAVVEKLGIVDWGLSRDAFHFRGGYPAPLFALKGALAESWNMSPDRLTYTFNIRQGVHWHDKPPVNGRELTAKDVEHSFHRFLGNRLTGTEFSEAEPAVTAGELGTVPFESITATDEYTVVFTLKEPYLRTPNMILDWHTIVIYPPEVIKEDGDASNWRNLVGTGPFELTDYVESVSITYTKNPDYWGYDEKFPDNRLPYVDEFRVLFMAEEATRLAALRSRKIDYSGYHGAGTMIKSIDVAESLKRTNPELVLNEYSERADNGFIFNVSEPPFDDIRVRKAMNMALDHETINNTYFKGYGDTTPRGQIGMPGFHVPFDEWPQEVKDAYSYNPEGAEKLLDEAGYPRGADGIRFKTDAKFRDTEDVGWVEAVAAYWSEIGVDVRLDPRPADAAWNAWWADPEREQGLVHYAFGALSDSYDAMLRFTPAFQYNPAKSDDPVFNALFERAKAATTFEEQREPILEMDMYFKKSVWGVPGPEVPQFNVTQPWVKGYNSEGGLGGLQWYAIFARLWIDQDLKKEMGF is encoded by the coding sequence ATGTGCTACGCAACACTCAAGAAGTACCTGGCGGTACTGATTGGCTTCGCTGTGGCCGCGACCGGCCTGTCGGCCGCTCCCGCGGAAGAGCAGCCGGCAGCGGCGATGGAAAAGGAGATGGTGCTCGATCCGACGACCGGCAAGATGGTGACCGCGCCAGAGTATGGCGGGACATTGACCCAGGCCGCTGGCAGAGATCAGAAGGTTTTTGACACTTATTTGGCGTGGTCGCCGTTTCAAGTTAGCAGTGCCGTCGTGGAGAAGCTCGGCATCGTGGACTGGGGACTAAGTAGGGACGCATTTCATTTTAGGGGTGGCTACCCGGCGCCTCTATTCGCCCTGAAGGGGGCGCTGGCTGAAAGCTGGAATATGTCCCCGGACAGGCTCACCTATACCTTCAACATCCGCCAGGGCGTTCACTGGCATGATAAGCCGCCGGTGAACGGGCGGGAGCTAACAGCCAAGGATGTAGAACATTCCTTTCACCGCTTCTTGGGAAATAGGTTGACAGGGACCGAGTTCAGTGAAGCCGAACCTGCCGTAACAGCAGGTGAGCTTGGCACAGTGCCATTCGAGTCGATAACGGCCACCGACGAATATACCGTAGTTTTCACGCTGAAGGAGCCATACCTTCGTACCCCGAACATGATTCTGGACTGGCATACTATCGTCATCTATCCTCCCGAGGTAATCAAGGAAGACGGTGACGCTTCCAATTGGAGGAACCTGGTCGGCACCGGACCGTTTGAGCTGACTGACTATGTCGAAAGCGTCTCTATCACCTATACCAAGAATCCTGACTACTGGGGCTACGACGAGAAGTTCCCGGACAACCGCCTGCCGTACGTCGACGAGTTCAGGGTCCTGTTCATGGCGGAGGAAGCAACCCGTCTGGCCGCACTACGCTCCCGTAAAATTGATTACAGTGGTTACCACGGCGCCGGCACCATGATAAAATCTATCGATGTGGCAGAGAGTCTCAAGAGAACCAATCCCGAGCTGGTGCTGAACGAGTATTCGGAACGGGCGGATAATGGTTTTATTTTCAACGTGAGTGAGCCGCCCTTTGACGACATCCGGGTGCGAAAGGCCATGAACATGGCACTGGACCACGAAACCATTAACAATACCTACTTCAAGGGTTATGGAGATACCACGCCCAGGGGGCAAATAGGGATGCCAGGTTTCCACGTCCCGTTTGACGAGTGGCCTCAGGAGGTCAAGGATGCCTATAGCTATAACCCCGAGGGGGCCGAGAAGCTGCTTGATGAAGCGGGCTATCCGCGCGGCGCCGACGGCATTCGATTCAAGACCGACGCAAAATTCCGTGACACCGAGGATGTTGGCTGGGTAGAAGCGGTCGCAGCCTACTGGAGTGAGATTGGCGTCGATGTGAGGCTCGATCCTCGGCCAGCTGATGCAGCATGGAACGCATGGTGGGCAGATCCTGAAAGGGAACAGGGGTTAGTCCACTACGCGTTCGGTGCGTTGTCTGATTCATACGATGCGATGTTGAGATTTACTCCGGCATTTCAATATAACCCAGCTAAATCCGACGACCCGGTCTTTAACGCGTTGTTCGAGAGAGCCAAGGCCGCTACCACCTTTGAGGAGCAGAGGGAGCCGATTCTGGAGATGGATATGTACTTCAAGAAGAGTGTCTGGGGTGTTCCCGGTCCTGAGGTTCCACAATTTAATGTGACCCAGCCGTGGGTCAAAGGGTACAACTCGGAAGGTGGCCTGGGGGGTTTGCAATGGTATGCCATTTTCGCCCGCCTCTGGATTGACCAGGATTTGAAGAAAGAAATGGGTTTTTGA
- a CDS encoding ABC transporter permease, translating into MRAYVIRRLLLLIPTLLILTILVFLSVRFIPGDVIDAMAGRIEAQGAGANIDRAAVERMLGLDQPVYVQYGRWLGGILLRGTLGNSLLGDWSVEAAIWDRLPLTIELGVLSIVMGLLIAVPVGIYSAMRRNTAADYVGRSFAVIGLATPNFWLALMVIIFPAIWWGWSPPMEYVPLVEDPLGNLGIFIIPSLILGTALSAATMRMTRTMMLEVLRQDYIRTAWSKGLRERVVVVRHAVKNALIPVVTLVGLQLPIVVGGAVIMENIFNLPGLGRLMLIALTERDYPVVSGINLFFGTAVLTFNLLIDIIYSYLDPRIRYR; encoded by the coding sequence ATGAGAGCCTACGTCATCAGGAGACTATTGCTCCTCATCCCTACGCTGTTGATTTTGACCATCCTGGTCTTCCTGTCGGTCCGTTTCATCCCGGGTGATGTAATAGATGCGATGGCGGGTAGGATAGAAGCTCAAGGCGCGGGCGCGAATATAGACCGTGCAGCTGTCGAGCGGATGTTGGGATTGGACCAGCCCGTGTACGTGCAGTATGGGCGCTGGTTGGGAGGTATCCTGCTGCGCGGCACCCTTGGCAATTCACTTTTGGGCGACTGGTCGGTGGAGGCGGCTATTTGGGACAGATTACCGCTGACTATCGAGCTTGGCGTTCTGTCCATCGTCATGGGCTTGCTGATAGCAGTGCCGGTCGGCATCTACTCGGCGATGCGCCGCAATACCGCCGCCGACTACGTGGGGCGTTCGTTCGCCGTCATCGGCTTGGCAACCCCCAACTTCTGGCTGGCGCTGATGGTGATAATCTTCCCGGCCATCTGGTGGGGCTGGTCGCCGCCGATGGAGTATGTCCCTCTTGTCGAAGACCCGCTGGGAAATCTCGGCATCTTCATCATTCCCAGCCTGATACTGGGGACGGCCTTGTCTGCGGCCACCATGCGCATGACCCGCACCATGATGCTGGAAGTGCTCCGCCAGGACTATATCCGCACCGCCTGGTCCAAGGGTCTCAGGGAGCGTGTCGTCGTGGTGAGGCACGCCGTCAAGAACGCCCTCATTCCGGTCGTGACCCTGGTCGGCCTGCAGCTACCTATCGTAGTAGGCGGCGCCGTAATCATGGAGAACATCTTCAACCTTCCGGGGCTGGGACGCCTGATGCTGATCGCCCTCACGGAGAGAGATTACCCGGTAGTCTCCGGCATCAACCTGTTTTTTGGCACTGCCGTGCTCACGTTCAACCTGTTGATCGATATCATCTATTCCTATTTGGATCCCCGGATTCGGTATCGCTAG
- a CDS encoding ABC transporter permease, which translates to MDPTRRQFFPGLLLRRLVKEQPLGTFGGVVVLLLVFVSIFAGVVAPYEPAEVHLADRLTSSSSRYLLGTDHLGRDLLSRLIYGARISLFVGLAATTVNVVVAVLIGAPSGYFGGKLDLAVQRFVDAWMAFPGLLILLTIMSVVGQGLPQIILVLGIAGGIGGSRVVRGAVMGIKENDYFLAAQAVGTPTRHILLGHVLPNIIPVVIIVFSINIGGVIIAEASLSFLGFGLPLEIPSWGAMLSREGRKYMEVAPRLALLPGLCLTIVVYCLNMFGDAVRDLLDPRLRGGGGRLGTSARQTGI; encoded by the coding sequence ATGGACCCGACCAGGAGACAGTTTTTCCCGGGCCTGTTGCTGCGCAGGCTGGTGAAGGAGCAGCCGCTGGGCACGTTCGGGGGAGTGGTCGTACTGTTACTGGTTTTCGTCAGCATTTTTGCCGGTGTAGTGGCGCCGTATGAGCCGGCTGAAGTCCACTTGGCAGACCGGCTGACCAGCTCATCGAGCCGCTATCTCCTGGGCACCGATCATCTGGGGCGGGACCTGCTGAGCCGTCTGATCTACGGTGCCCGAATTTCGCTCTTCGTCGGCCTGGCAGCGACTACGGTCAATGTCGTGGTGGCCGTGCTGATAGGCGCACCGTCCGGCTACTTTGGCGGGAAACTGGACTTGGCGGTGCAGCGCTTTGTCGATGCCTGGATGGCCTTTCCGGGGCTGCTGATCTTGCTGACGATCATGTCTGTGGTGGGGCAGGGTTTGCCGCAGATCATCCTGGTCTTGGGGATCGCCGGAGGCATCGGCGGCTCCAGAGTCGTCCGAGGTGCCGTTATGGGCATCAAGGAGAATGACTATTTTCTGGCAGCCCAGGCGGTGGGCACGCCCACGCGCCACATCCTGCTCGGCCATGTGCTGCCCAATATCATACCGGTCGTCATCATCGTCTTCTCCATCAACATCGGGGGCGTCATCATTGCCGAGGCCAGCTTGAGTTTCCTGGGATTCGGTCTGCCGCTGGAGATCCCGAGCTGGGGAGCCATGCTCAGCAGAGAGGGGCGCAAGTACATGGAGGTGGCGCCGCGGCTGGCGCTGTTACCGGGGCTGTGCCTGACGATCGTCGTGTACTGCCTCAACATGTTCGGCGACGCGGTGCGGGATCTGCTCGACCCGCGGCTGCGGGGTGGCGGTGGTCGCCTGGGTACGAGCGCCAGGCAAACCGGCATCTGA
- a CDS encoding AAA family ATPase — translation MLTAHPRIPYGESDFQRIRRNRWLYVDKSRFLRRLEEERYVFLIRPRRFGKSLWVSLLENYYDRFWAGRFEATFAGTDIGQHPTGEQSRYVVLRFDFSAVDDRLETLEREFETYCHIELRGALRRHPDLFPEAALRDILAPASIATKLAGLFRYAGDHDIPLYVLIDEYDNFANTVLAHHGAEAYHDFTHGGGFYRNFFATLKAATARSGGGVERLFIIGVSPVTMDDVTSGFNIGKNISLHPDFNEMVGFTMQEVRHLVETYRDRGVFNQEVATAMGIMGQWYNGYRFAEEADTDLYNTDMVLYYLDQSIPNRRVPKYLIDTNVRIDYGKLRHLLVAGRQLNGNFDLLRNVIGDEQVDTDIQPGFPLKDLTKPENFLSLLHYFGLLSIRDVVDGVPRLAIPNQTVKRLMYGFLRDAYRDVELFSVNLFRFEQLMMAMANRGEWGPVLEFLSEAIARQTGIRDYIAGEKVIQGFLAAYLSVTGYYVLRSEAEMGKGHADIALEPLVARYPHLRRGYLIELKYLKRSEPADQAAVTAAAADARTQLARYLADERLARQFPGVRFTGLMVVFHGWELVFSDAVPG, via the coding sequence ATGCTGACCGCCCACCCACGCATCCCCTACGGCGAGTCCGACTTCCAGCGCATCCGCCGCAACCGGTGGCTGTACGTCGACAAGTCCCGCTTCCTGCGCCGGCTGGAGGAGGAGCGCTACGTGTTCCTGATCCGCCCGAGGCGGTTCGGCAAGTCGCTGTGGGTGTCCCTACTGGAGAACTACTACGACCGCTTCTGGGCCGGCCGGTTCGAGGCCACATTCGCCGGCACCGACATCGGGCAGCACCCGACCGGCGAACAGAGCCGCTACGTGGTGCTGCGGTTCGACTTCTCGGCGGTCGACGACAGGCTGGAGACCCTGGAGCGGGAGTTCGAGACCTACTGCCACATCGAGCTCCGGGGCGCTCTGCGGCGCCACCCCGACCTGTTTCCGGAAGCGGCGTTGCGTGACATCCTCGCGCCGGCGTCCATCGCCACCAAGCTTGCCGGGCTGTTTCGCTACGCCGGCGACCACGACATTCCGCTGTACGTGCTGATCGACGAGTACGACAACTTCGCCAACACGGTGCTCGCGCACCACGGCGCGGAGGCGTACCACGACTTCACCCACGGCGGCGGCTTCTACCGCAACTTCTTCGCCACCCTGAAAGCCGCCACGGCCCGCAGCGGCGGCGGCGTGGAGCGCCTGTTCATCATCGGCGTCTCGCCGGTGACCATGGACGACGTCACCAGCGGCTTCAACATCGGCAAGAACATCAGCCTGCACCCGGACTTCAACGAGATGGTCGGCTTCACCATGCAGGAGGTGCGTCACCTGGTGGAGACCTACCGGGACCGGGGCGTGTTCAACCAGGAGGTCGCTACCGCCATGGGCATCATGGGCCAGTGGTACAACGGCTACCGCTTCGCCGAGGAAGCCGACACCGATCTGTACAACACCGACATGGTGCTCTACTACCTGGATCAGTCGATCCCCAATCGGCGCGTGCCGAAGTACCTGATCGACACCAACGTGCGCATCGACTACGGCAAGCTGCGCCACCTGCTGGTGGCCGGCCGGCAACTCAACGGCAACTTCGACCTGCTTCGGAACGTCATCGGTGACGAGCAGGTGGACACCGACATCCAGCCGGGCTTTCCGCTGAAGGACCTCACCAAGCCAGAGAACTTCCTGTCCCTGCTGCACTACTTCGGGTTGCTGAGCATCCGCGACGTGGTCGACGGCGTTCCCCGGCTGGCGATCCCGAACCAGACCGTGAAGCGGCTGATGTACGGCTTCCTGCGCGACGCCTACCGCGACGTGGAATTGTTTTCGGTCAACCTGTTCCGATTCGAGCAGTTGATGATGGCGATGGCCAACCGGGGCGAGTGGGGGCCGGTGCTGGAGTTCCTCAGCGAGGCGATCGCGCGGCAGACGGGCATCCGCGACTACATCGCGGGGGAGAAGGTGATCCAGGGATTTCTTGCCGCCTACCTGAGCGTGACCGGCTACTACGTGCTCCGCTCCGAGGCGGAGATGGGCAAGGGACACGCCGACATCGCGCTGGAGCCGTTGGTCGCCCGCTACCCGCACCTGCGGCGCGGCTACCTGATCGAGTTGAAGTATCTGAAGCGCTCCGAGCCGGCGGATCAGGCCGCGGTGACGGCGGCGGCGGCCGACGCGCGGACGCAGCTTGCGCGCTACCTGGCCGACGAGCGACTGGCGCGCCAGTTTCCGGGTGTGCGCTTCACCGGCCTCATGGTAGTCTTCCACGGCTGGGAGCTGGTGTTCTCCGACGCCGTGCCGGGATGA